In the Deltaproteobacteria bacterium genome, GCACGTCGTACGCGGACCTGCTCGGGCTGCCGAACTGGCAGGCCGACCTCAAGGACCGGATGAAGGCGCAGCACCTCGAGGAGATCCGGCGGCTGATGTCCGGGGACATCGTGCCTCCCGAAGGGGACCCCGGGGACCGATGATCGAGGTGTTCCGTCTGGGGGTCTTCTCCCGGGGGACAACCCTCTGGGACGGACTCGACTTCGCGTTCGGGGACGCCGCGGCGTGGCTCGTCGCCGGGTCCCCGTCGTCGGGGAAGACGTTGCTCCTCTCCATCCTCCGCGGGGAGCGCAGGCCCGATGCCGGGGACGTCGTCGTCTCCGGGGAGTCCCTGTACCGCGGGAACGCCGCCCTTGCCCGCGCCTGGCGCGCTTCCTGCGGCCACGTCCCTGAACAAATGGTCGCCGACGCGCGTCTGACGGTGGGAGACCTCTTTCGCCGCTCCGCCCTTGCCGGGGGAGGCGTGCGGGAAAGCGAGCGGAAGGACCGCACGGATCGGCTCCTCGAGATGGTCGGCCTGCCGGGCGCGTTGGCGTGGAGGATCGCGGAGCTGTCGATCTCCGAACGGGTGCGGGCGTGCCTGGCCGCGGAGCTGCTGCGCGGGCCGAAGGTCCTGTTCTGCGACGGCGTGGTCGCCGGGGCGGGGATCCCGTGCCGGGAGATGCTTTGGGGACTCTTCCGTGCCCTGGCCCGGGAAGGGAACACGGTCGTTCTCGCCGAGCGCACGATCCCCGAGCGGTGGGCCCTGGCCGCGGGCGAAGGGGAGCCCGTTGGCCCGTTCCGGGTGTACCGCCTTCCGGTTCCGGGAGCGGGAGTGACGGGAGTTTAGTGCTTCAGTTCATAAATACGGTTGCATTCGAGTGCCGCTGCATCCGCTCCTGCTTCGTTGCGCTCCTTGCGGCGTACTTGTACAGTACGCCTCAGTCGCGCGCCTTGCCGGCGCGGCGCATCGACCCTCTCGGTGCTACACCGTATTTATGAACTGAAGCACTAAAGGAGAACCCGGTTGAGCGAACGGCCTTCCCTGTGGTGGATCGACTGGCATCTTTCGCGGGCCCCCCTCGTCCGGGAGACGATCGGGCGGTTCCTCTTTTTCTGCCTCCTCGGCTTCGCGCTCCTTTCCCTGCTCCTGTCGGGAGGGGTGAGTCGTTTCCTTGCCGACCGGTACGCCATCACCGCGGTGCTGCGCGCGGAGGTCCCTTCCGCCGAGGCGGAAGGGCTGGCGCGAAAGGTCGCCGCCCTTCCCCCGGTGCGCTCCGCGGCGTACCGGGACCCGGAGGCGGCGTGGAAGGAGTTCCTGCGGGCGTACCCGGGCCTGGATCCGCTGCGCGGCGCCGGCGGGAACCCGATACCGGGGTACATCGAGATCCGGATCCGTCCCGACCGGTTGACCGGGGCCGATGTCGACCTCGTCACCTCCGCCCTCCGGTCCGTCTCCCACGTCGAACAGGTTCTGGCGGGGGAGGAATGGCTTCCCCGGATGCTGCGCGCCGGCCGTCTCGCGTCCCGGGTGTGCTGGGGAATCTTCGGCGCCTTCCTCGCCGGCTTCTTCCTTGTCGGTCGTCTTCAGGAGCGGGGGCGCGCGGTCGCCCTCGCGGGTGATTTCGCGTTTCTCGCGGAGCGGGGTGTTCCCGCGGACCGGCTGGCTTTCTTTCGCGCCGCGGGGGCGGCGGTCTCGGGATTCCTCCTCGCCGCCGCCGGAACGGCGGCGGGCGGCGGGGCGTTGTTCCTCTTCCTTCGGAAGTTCCCCTTTCTTGAAGGGGTGATCGGTCCCCCGTCCGACCTCCTTCTTCCCCGGACGGTTGCGGCGGTCGTCCTCTTCTCCTGCGGCGCGTCCCTGCTCTCGGCGGCGGCGTCCCTCCTCGGATGGAGGGCGGCCCGCTCCGGCCGGAAATGACGCGGGGAACCCGCCGAATCCTCTCTGCGCTCCTTGCCGTGGCGGTGTCGCTCGGGATCCTCTTCCCGGCGGCGGCGCCGGCGGCGCGGGATGTCGCGGGCGAACTTCGCAAGGAGAGAGGCCGGCTCCTCGAGATGAAGGAGCGGGAGGAGAAGACGGCTCTGGAGCTGACCGAGGCGCTCCGGAGGGAGAAGCTCTCGAAGGGGCGCGTCGGCGAACTGCAGGCGCTCCTTACGCGCCAGAAAAGCCTGCTCTCCCGCATCGACCGGAAGGTCTCGGTCTTGAACGAGCGGCTGGAGCGGGCGGAGAAGGCGGTGCGGGAACTCGAGGCGGCGCACGGCCGGGCCCGGACCGACCTCCAGCGGGCGGAGGTCGCCGGCTTCGCCGGGCAAAGGGCCGGAGCAGGGGATCCCTGGTACCCGTCCGCCCGGGAACGGGAACGGCACTTCATGCGCGTCTACCTCGCGGCGGACGCGGAGGGTGTCGCCCGGATCACCCGGGCCCGGGAGCGGAAGGAGGCGGAGCTCTCCGGGCTCGAGCGGCAGGTCGCCGTCACCGAGGGGAAGATGGCCAGGGAGAAGAAGGTCGGCGATACGCTCCTTTCCCGGCAGGAGGAGGAGCGGCGGCGCCTCGCCGACATCGAGCGGGAGAAGAAGCGCAAGCAGAAGGAGTTGAAATCCCTCCGCGCGAAGATCGCCCGCATGGAGTCCGTCGTCTCCCGGGTCGAGCGGCAAGTGAAGGAGCGGGAACGGCTCGCGCGGAAGGCGGCGGGGGGGGGATCGGCGGCCAAAGGGCCCGCGGAGGCCCCGGGACGGTTCACGTCGCTTTCGGGAGGGCTTTCGGCGCCGCTGGCGGGGAAGGTCGTGACCCGCTTCGGACGCCAGCACGA is a window encoding:
- a CDS encoding ATP-binding cassette domain-containing protein; the protein is MIEVFRLGVFSRGTTLWDGLDFAFGDAAAWLVAGSPSSGKTLLLSILRGERRPDAGDVVVSGESLYRGNAALARAWRASCGHVPEQMVADARLTVGDLFRRSALAGGGVRESERKDRTDRLLEMVGLPGALAWRIAELSISERVRACLAAELLRGPKVLFCDGVVAGAGIPCREMLWGLFRALAREGNTVVLAERTIPERWALAAGEGEPVGPFRVYRLPVPGAGVTGV
- a CDS encoding permease-like cell division protein FtsX, which translates into the protein MSERPSLWWIDWHLSRAPLVRETIGRFLFFCLLGFALLSLLLSGGVSRFLADRYAITAVLRAEVPSAEAEGLARKVAALPPVRSAAYRDPEAAWKEFLRAYPGLDPLRGAGGNPIPGYIEIRIRPDRLTGADVDLVTSALRSVSHVEQVLAGEEWLPRMLRAGRLASRVCWGIFGAFLAGFFLVGRLQERGRAVALAGDFAFLAERGVPADRLAFFRAAGAAVSGFLLAAAGTAAGGGALFLFLRKFPFLEGVIGPPSDLLLPRTVAAVVLFSCGASLLSAAASLLGWRAARSGRK
- a CDS encoding peptidoglycan DD-metalloendopeptidase family protein, translating into MEGGPLRPEMTRGTRRILSALLAVAVSLGILFPAAAPAARDVAGELRKERGRLLEMKEREEKTALELTEALRREKLSKGRVGELQALLTRQKSLLSRIDRKVSVLNERLERAEKAVRELEAAHGRARTDLQRAEVAGFAGQRAGAGDPWYPSARERERHFMRVYLAADAEGVARITRARERKEAELSGLERQVAVTEGKMAREKKVGDTLLSRQEEERRRLADIEREKKRKQKELKSLRAKIARMESVVSRVERQVKERERLARKAAGGGSAAKGPAEAPGRFTSLSGGLSAPLAGKVVTRFGRQHDTTFDVTIENRGVEIEAPSGASVKSVGQGEIAFAGGVSGFGNVLIVQHGGGLFSVYGRLETFLVKQGEAVKKGTVVGRLPGSPSGKSVLYLELRAGGTAIDPTSAIPLDR